Proteins from a single region of Murdochiella vaginalis:
- a CDS encoding InlB B-repeat-containing protein — translation MKVTYDANGGKGTMDGTTLDKGSEYTVLPNAFTAPDDTQEFKAWEVDGQEVAPGAKITVKDNTVVKAVWKKIQVNITYDANGGSGTMTGATVDKGSKYTVLPNGFTAPNNQEFKTWEIDGKEVAAGTEITVTKDTVAIAIWKAKKSHNTDGKGSTITLTYDPNGGNWGGNTSVRKQVETKGVTVKILEAPTKDGYTFQYWKGSEYHPGDLYTANEDHTFIAQWEPNPSVTPSDNPNTPGTPGMVTPNEPNKPAKPGTRAPKTGDMSALSLCASGILAAGGAIALLKKRREER, via the coding sequence GTGAAAGTGACCTACGACGCTAACGGCGGCAAAGGAACTATGGATGGTACGACCCTAGACAAGGGCAGTGAGTACACAGTGTTGCCGAACGCTTTCACCGCTCCGGATGACACCCAAGAATTCAAGGCTTGGGAGGTCGACGGTCAGGAAGTAGCGCCAGGCGCCAAGATTACTGTTAAAGACAACACGGTCGTAAAAGCTGTTTGGAAGAAAATCCAAGTAAACATTACCTACGACGCCAACGGTGGCAGCGGAACCATGACGGGTGCAACTGTGGATAAGGGCAGTAAATACACGGTGTTACCTAATGGCTTTACTGCCCCTAATAACCAAGAGTTCAAGACTTGGGAAATTGACGGGAAAGAGGTAGCCGCTGGTACCGAAATCACTGTCACCAAAGACACCGTGGCGATAGCTATCTGGAAGGCTAAAAAAAGCCATAATACGGACGGGAAAGGCAGTACGATTACCCTTACTTATGATCCGAATGGAGGAAACTGGGGCGGCAATACAAGTGTTCGGAAACAGGTAGAGACTAAGGGCGTTACTGTTAAAATTTTGGAGGCGCCAACAAAAGACGGTTATACCTTCCAATACTGGAAAGGCTCCGAGTATCACCCCGGCGATTTGTATACAGCAAATGAAGACCATACCTTTATTGCTCAATGGGAACCCAATCCGTCGGTGACACCGTCAGATAACCCGAACACGCCGGGTACACCGGGCATGGTTACGCCGAACGAGCCGAATAAGCCGGCCAAGCCGGGTACAAGGGCACCGAAAACGGGAGATATGAGCGCACTTTCCCTCTGTGCTTCCGGTATTTTGGCAGCAGGCGGTGCGATCGCTCTGTTGAAAAAAAGAAGAGAAGAGCGTTAA
- a CDS encoding Fic family protein → MREFNYSLIREHKWDSEMLELIAAIYKEAGKQEMYLRRRPEELEKLVNIAKIQSTEASNAIEGIVTTSTRIRQLALEKTTPKNRDEQEIAGYRDVLGIIHERFDAIPITQNYILQLHKVLYSYVNNPVAGRTKTVQNYITASYPDGHTETLFTPLAPYETPDALDRLCEEYNRVIGNMELEPLIAIPIFIHDFLCIHPFNDGNGRMSRLLTTLLLYRNGFYVGKYISLEAKIAKNKDLYYDALYESQIGWHDGTDDPVPFIKYLLGTILSAYRDFEDRFALVETKRSALDTVRLATRSKIGGFTKQDIRELCPSLSVSSIEGALRKLVSSGELKREGKGKNTCYFRTK, encoded by the coding sequence ATGAGAGAGTTCAACTACTCTTTGATAAGAGAACACAAGTGGGATTCAGAGATGCTGGAACTCATTGCAGCTATATATAAGGAAGCCGGTAAACAGGAGATGTATTTGAGAAGGCGACCGGAAGAACTCGAAAAGCTGGTGAATATTGCAAAAATACAAAGTACCGAGGCATCGAATGCCATTGAAGGAATTGTCACAACAAGTACACGCATTAGGCAGCTTGCTTTGGAAAAGACAACACCTAAGAACCGTGATGAGCAGGAAATTGCGGGCTATCGGGATGTACTTGGCATTATTCATGAAAGATTTGATGCGATTCCGATCACGCAAAATTACATTCTTCAGCTTCACAAGGTTTTATACAGTTATGTGAATAACCCCGTAGCCGGCAGAACGAAAACAGTGCAGAACTATATCACCGCGTCTTATCCTGACGGACATACGGAAACGCTGTTTACTCCGCTTGCGCCTTATGAAACGCCGGATGCGCTTGATCGGCTTTGTGAAGAGTATAATCGTGTGATTGGGAACATGGAGCTTGAACCGCTGATTGCAATTCCCATCTTCATTCATGATTTTCTTTGCATTCACCCGTTTAATGACGGGAACGGACGCATGAGCAGATTGCTGACAACACTGCTTCTGTACAGAAATGGGTTTTATGTAGGAAAATATATATCACTTGAGGCAAAAATCGCAAAGAACAAGGATCTTTACTATGACGCGCTCTATGAATCACAGATTGGATGGCATGATGGAACGGACGATCCTGTTCCATTTATTAAATATCTGCTTGGAACTATTCTTTCAGCCTATCGGGATTTTGAAGACCGTTTTGCACTCGTAGAAACAAAGCGTTCTGCCCTTGATACGGTAAGGCTTGCAACTCGAAGCAAAATAGGCGGTTTTACCAAGCAAGATATTAGGGAACTTTGCCCATCGCTCAGTGTCAGCTCCATCGAAGGAGCCCTTCGAAAGTTGGTCTCTTCCGGCGAACTGAAAAGAGAGGGCAAAGGGAAAAACACCTGCTATTTTAGAACAAAATAG
- a CDS encoding TIGR00730 family Rossman fold protein has translation MNITVYLGSNEGNDPCLRKAVEELGAWIGKSGHALIYGGSQSGLMGLLADSVLRAGGEVTGVEPQFFIENELQHDGLTKLIVTKDMSERKNKMIALGEAFIAFPGGTGTLEEIAEVMSKVSLKQLDAPCIFYNLNGYYDDLKALLHHMIEKGLSSKERQEGVYFAENLDEIERILKRA, from the coding sequence ATGAATATTACCGTATATCTTGGTTCAAACGAGGGAAATGATCCATGTTTACGAAAAGCAGTGGAGGAATTGGGAGCATGGATTGGAAAGAGTGGACATGCACTGATCTATGGTGGCTCCCAATCGGGACTAATGGGCCTCCTTGCAGACAGCGTTTTGAGGGCCGGAGGTGAGGTAACCGGAGTTGAGCCGCAGTTTTTTATCGAAAACGAATTGCAGCATGACGGACTAACCAAGCTCATCGTGACCAAAGATATGTCGGAACGCAAAAACAAAATGATTGCGTTGGGCGAAGCCTTTATTGCCTTTCCCGGTGGAACAGGAACTTTGGAGGAGATTGCAGAGGTGATGTCGAAAGTGTCTTTGAAACAACTGGATGCCCCTTGCATTTTCTATAATCTGAACGGCTACTACGATGATTTGAAAGCCTTGCTGCATCATATGATTGAAAAGGGCCTGTCCTCCAAAGAGCGACAGGAGGGAGTCTATTTTGCCGAGAATCTGGATGAGATTGAACGAATTTTGAAACGGGCATAA
- a CDS encoding type II toxin-antitoxin system RelB/DinJ family antitoxin, producing MAKVSTNINLDPVLKKESQALFKDLGMDLTTAVTIFLRQSVREQAIPFAIKRDVPNDETVAALEEYYDMKANPENYKRYDSFLDARNEVLNA from the coding sequence ATGGCGAAAGTAAGTACAAATATTAACCTTGATCCGGTTCTTAAGAAAGAGTCTCAAGCGTTATTTAAAGACCTCGGAATGGATCTCACAACGGCAGTAACCATTTTTCTAAGACAATCTGTCAGGGAGCAGGCAATTCCGTTCGCCATTAAGCGCGATGTACCGAACGATGAAACCGTTGCGGCGCTTGAAGAGTACTACGATATGAAAGCGAATCCTGAAAACTACAAGCGCTACGATTCTTTTTTGGATGCACGAAACGAGGTGCTCAATGCTTAA